TCAAGTATAACAATCCGGAGCCATTCTTCCAACTCTCCGAAATTCTCAGGCAATTTCTGGTCGAGTATCCTGCTCATACCGCTTCCATAAGGACACCATATGCTTCGTTCTGCCTTCTATCCGAGCATCGCATTTTCTTTGTGCCTCGCCCTCATGGGAGGAGCCCAGGCCCAGAAACCTGTCGCCTCCAGCCCTCAGGCCACAGTCTCTGCGTCCGAGCAGCGAGCCGTCCGCGCTTTTAATGCGGCTGTGGAAAGCCCACTTCAGATCACGGCCTTTCTTGCCGAAATGCCAAAAGGCGGCGATCTCCACATGCACCTGAGCGGAGCGGTCTATGCCGAGAGCTTCATCCGCCAGGCTGCTGCCGATGGACTCTGTTATAGCCCGAACACTCGCAGCTTCTTTAAGCCATCCGCTACGACTCGCAGCATGCCTCCTCAACCCGTCTGTGGAGAAGGGAACCGTCGCGCTGAAGATGCCTTGAAGGACCAGGTGCTTTACGATGCTCTGATCGATAACTTCTCGATGCGCAGCTTCGTTCCCAGTGCAGGAGTCAGCGCCCACGACCAGTTTTTTGCAACCTTTGCTCGCTTTCAAGCCTTAGGTCGAGCCCATCTGGGGGAGTGGCTCGACGAGGTCGCCAGCCGCGCCGCAGCCCAGAACGAGCAATATCTCGAGGTCATGCACACACCTGACTTCTCCGCGGTTGCCAAGCTAGGTTATTCCATCCCGTGGCCTTCAACTCCCGCTGAGGCTGCCAGCAGCTCCACGGGCAATGCAACTGGCGCTGACGCTGCGGATCTCGCAAAACTCCGCGACGAACTTCTTGCCAAGGGGCTGCGAGAGATTGCCGTCGCCAATCGCAAGGAGTTTGCCGACGCACTCGATGCGCGTAACCGCATCGAACACTGTGGAACGCCCGCAGCAGCTCCGGCCTGCAAGGTGAAGCTCCGTTTCCTCTACCAGATCCTTCGTGGCTTCCCTCCGCAGCAGGTCTTCGCTCAGACTCTGCTTGGCTTTGAGACTCTCCAGGCCGAGCTCGACTCCGGCCATCCCATCGCGATCGGCATCAACTTTGTCATGCCCGAGGATGGTTACCTCTCCATGTCCGAGTACCATCGCCAGATGTTGATGCTCGACTACCTGCACAGTGTCTATCCCAAGGTCCACATCACTCTTCATGCTGGCGAAATCGCTCCTGGCCTGGTTTCTCCCGATGGGCTCCGTTTTCATATCCGCGAGGCCATCGAGCATGGCCATGCCGAGCGCATCGGCCATGGCGTCGACATCATGTATGAAGATCATCCACACGAGCTATTAAAGGAAATGGCCTCGCATCACATCATGACCGAGATCAATCTCACCTCGAACGACGTCATCCTGGGCATTCAAAAACAATGGCATCCACTGCCGATCTATCGAGCAGCCGGAGTTCCCGTTGCTCTCTCTACCGATGATGAGGGTGTCTCACGCATCGACATCACTCACGAATACACCCGCGCCGCGCTCGACTTCCACCTCGGGTATCTCGATCTCAAGCGCATGGCTCGCACTTCTCTGGAGCATAGCTTTCTGCCAGGAGCCAGCCTCTGGGCACAGCGGGATCAGTTCACTGCTGTAAACACTGCTTGTGCTGTGCAACCACTAGGTTCCGAAAGTCCCACTCCAAAATGCGCGGTTTTTTTGCAGGCGAACGAAAAAGCCGCTGAACAGTGGCAGCTCGAACATCGATACAAAGTCTTCGAAGCCACTGTTCAGTAAAGTTGTTTGCATCTTTTGTCATTCCATAGCGAAGTGGAGGAATCTGCTTTTACTATGTTGGCTGTGCGAATCCACCTTCTTTTCACCCTTGCTCTCCTTGTGCTGGTTGGACCTGCACTTCACGCGCAGCAGACTACACTTCCGCTTTGGCCTAACGGCAATCCAGAACCGTATAGCGGAGGCCCGGAGGCAGACATCACCAAGCCCACCGATCCCTTTGTTGCAGGTAAGGTGCTCCAGCACCTGACCAACATCGGCAAGCCAACGCTAGCCTTTTATCCTGCTCCCTCGAACCACAACACGGGAGCCACCGTCGTCGTCTTTCCCGGTGGAGGCTACCGTATCCTCGCCTACGATCTCGAAGGTACCGAGGTCTGCACCTGGCTCAACTCTATCGGCGTCAACTGCGCTCTTGTGAAATATCGCGTTCCGATGGAGAAGCGCTTCCCCGAGAGCACTGCCGATCTCGAAGACGCGCAGCAGGCTGTACGCCTGACTCGTTCTCACGCCGCCGAGTGGCATCTCGATCCCCATCGTGTCGGAGTCCTCGGCTTCTCCGCGGGAGGCCATCTCGTCGTCATCCTCGGCAATCACCCCGATTTCAAGCGCGCGGACGAGCCAGCCAGCGAAGCAGCGATCAGCGCGCGACCTGATTTTGTTGTTGCCATCTATCCGGCTTATCTCGCGGAGCCTCCTGCGCTCACGCAGCTGGCAGAGGGCATCGATCCCAGCGCCAACACGCCGCCGACCTTTCTTCTGCAAGCTGAAAACGATCCCGTTCATGTAGAAAATGTTCTGGTCTATGCCGAGGCTCTCAAGCAGTTGAAGGTTCCTGCTGAGCTTCATGTCTACTCAGAAGGTGGTCACGGCTATGGTCTTCGCCCCTCGGAGCTTCCCATTACGCACTGGCCTTCTCTGGTCGAGACATGGTTGCATACCATTCACGCTCTGCCGGGGCGTTAAGATAAATCTGATCGTCGTTAGAAAGGGCGCACCCGTATGAAGAGAGTCCTCCAGATCCTCACACAAGCCTTGCTGTTCTTTGTTCTCTTTGCCTTGGGAAGTTTTCTGCATCCGTTCAATTTGCACTGGGCAACGACCGTGACTCCAGAGGGAACGAGATTCTTCGTTGCGGATGGCCTA
This portion of the Edaphobacter sp. 4G125 genome encodes:
- a CDS encoding adenosine deaminase family protein — its product is MLRSAFYPSIAFSLCLALMGGAQAQKPVASSPQATVSASEQRAVRAFNAAVESPLQITAFLAEMPKGGDLHMHLSGAVYAESFIRQAAADGLCYSPNTRSFFKPSATTRSMPPQPVCGEGNRRAEDALKDQVLYDALIDNFSMRSFVPSAGVSAHDQFFATFARFQALGRAHLGEWLDEVASRAAAQNEQYLEVMHTPDFSAVAKLGYSIPWPSTPAEAASSSTGNATGADAADLAKLRDELLAKGLREIAVANRKEFADALDARNRIEHCGTPAAAPACKVKLRFLYQILRGFPPQQVFAQTLLGFETLQAELDSGHPIAIGINFVMPEDGYLSMSEYHRQMLMLDYLHSVYPKVHITLHAGEIAPGLVSPDGLRFHIREAIEHGHAERIGHGVDIMYEDHPHELLKEMASHHIMTEINLTSNDVILGIQKQWHPLPIYRAAGVPVALSTDDEGVSRIDITHEYTRAALDFHLGYLDLKRMARTSLEHSFLPGASLWAQRDQFTAVNTACAVQPLGSESPTPKCAVFLQANEKAAEQWQLEHRYKVFEATVQ
- a CDS encoding alpha/beta hydrolase, which codes for MLAVRIHLLFTLALLVLVGPALHAQQTTLPLWPNGNPEPYSGGPEADITKPTDPFVAGKVLQHLTNIGKPTLAFYPAPSNHNTGATVVVFPGGGYRILAYDLEGTEVCTWLNSIGVNCALVKYRVPMEKRFPESTADLEDAQQAVRLTRSHAAEWHLDPHRVGVLGFSAGGHLVVILGNHPDFKRADEPASEAAISARPDFVVAIYPAYLAEPPALTQLAEGIDPSANTPPTFLLQAENDPVHVENVLVYAEALKQLKVPAELHVYSEGGHGYGLRPSELPITHWPSLVETWLHTIHALPGR